One genomic region from Biomphalaria glabrata chromosome 7, xgBioGlab47.1, whole genome shotgun sequence encodes:
- the LOC106079486 gene encoding uncharacterized protein LOC106079486: MSVIIRLQGLPWTASAMNIRHFFSGLNIPAGGVHIIGGDGGDAFIAFSSDDDARMAMKKNMCPLNGTPVQLFLSSKAEMQSVIDAARSGTTATTGSASLAMGTGGQSNIPEQRGQQFSNMYAVDNQNNNANVGHQNSGFSTDLANQWQNYQMYGNRTDGQGTSQFNVSNQRSSAEDGFFMGIQNVNDQRNQFGAVQQPMKVAGEGSTPFLDTKQLQQNILNTIGLGSMPKQTPVDVQGQLGDKHNLFNESSAAPVAKPADNLALINNILSKGQSNFPDLMPSGMNRGFVTIPGQLNPGISNDKIPKDPVKSQLPAEKFLGQYGDENKSMFVKDDRSKEVSQWQNINKLPFEQDNKNENSSVGRDKFMTPENRLFDPFVPRGPSTERMNRGPEIALEQGMAAPDMSFASRMVGRFPMDTEQSSRIAERPSERYNENVRSAPEDSMPSTRYPPDDEADLSVMEPRQGRFPPLRGRPDERFPNDERHFPPQQGDQRFPPEEVRLQNKGPGFTEGFPEGGRNFPPRGFDNQFPSDSQRFGPESRRFPPAFDGRFPPEETRFPPDNRFGMMQDQEGFLGRRPGDNPFPPDDIRFKEREEELRNRAAFEMSRRPDERFMHEGQRSNMEYDEQNEGQFIPPDRRFGPDRGLQGDRDVREYRDSMENRRERISRWDRFEEGDRNFQRPGGPRAPLLENPDMPGPRQFERPPPDMNSEEPMDMDQRAGRGMEETKGTTFEERRMGIGGRGGPGFDGRPGPGFDGRPGPGFEGRTGPGFDGRPGFDGRPGPGFDGRHGPGFEGRPGFDGRPGPGFEGRPGPGFEGRHGPGFEGRHGPGFDGRPGPGFEGRIGPGVDGRPGPGFEGRPSGPGFEGARDNIKEGFRGPGMDGVRGRGFEGMRGRGFEGRGRGGPVIEASTRPGVNDENRFEYGHNALSRNPSTNEDEFGLRDFDNRFQGPPGRSNFFERRGRGDPFMRGRPGPFGRGRGFDVDRRFEDSGPDGRTDIDARNTVRPDGPPVKPVPVDKVQDAAGKSVGGKGLLGDAPSAAKDNAAPEKKDAEPAKRDYDHRARRSYDRERERRSSDRRDRDRDDRRFDDSYRSRYRYERDRRRSRSRDRGSRDKDSRRSRDRSASTRDHDSRGSPRRQERSRCILMKNFPNTITYKEVRRFLHPMEIPYDGLKLINDEKGQRTGEVYVQFRRGEDQPRALRRNGERYGGQIIAISHCTETDFAKAIDSYYNKDAINVSEKSSTSANKAFDSDKVRYIVQLQNLPQSITKQDIVQFFKGLSIENNGEACFIEFDASGVATGNGFVEFKSDYDYKKALTQDGSVLGTTTVRVFPGKKEEADDLKNKQQEMFQRAAIRNLTGGKIPQPLMQQQISRPGLMGPRAPASTPANNQPINKPSPSNIQMTTRPSTPSSDPSPATDTVCVHIQGLPLLATTQDIREFFSECQIALRGINIAHDGKGKPLGEGFVEFKFKSDFEKGIKKDKTSFGRHIVAVKPISKKDMIERLENARQRGLSPSKTTTMANEDPKKTPEPTAQQPAQSNIPPKPLIPPLIPVQVAKPVGLTPPASATPNTSAAAPAVNKPVPQGVTVTAGGSKSIPPGVLNKNWFYVRCQNFPPDISIQEILHFFQNFSPIGDSIRLHYSNEGKPTGNAVVGFASAEEAKKALQCLNSKPCRQNIVSLHPA; this comes from the coding sequence ATGTCTGTAATTATTCGCCTCCAGGGTTTACCCTGGACTGCAAGTGCCATGAACATTCGCCATTTCTTCAGTGGGCTAAACATTCCGGCTGGTGGAGTCCACATCATTGGTGGAGATGGAGGAGATGCTTTCATAGCATTCAGTTCTGATGATGATGCAAGGATGGCTATGAAGAAGAATATGTGCCCTCTGAATGGAACACCAGTGCAGTTGTTTCTCAGTAGCAAAGCAGAGATGCAGAGTGTCATTGATGCAGCTAGATCTGGAACTACAGCAACCACAGGTTCAGCCTCTCTTGCAATGGGCACTGGAGGTCAGAGTAACATCCCAGAACAGAGAGGCCAGCAGTTCTCTAATATGTATGCTGTGGATAACCAAAACAATAATGCCAATGTAGGTCACCAAAACAGTGGCTTTTCTACAGACCTGGCCAATCAGTGGCAGAATTATCAAATGTATGGTAATAGAACTGATGGCCAAGGTACATCTCAGTTTAATGTATCCAACCAGAGATCATCTGCAGAGGATGGTTTCTTTATGGGGATTCAAAATGTAAATGATCAGCGAAATCAGTTTGGAGCAGTGCAGCAGCCCATGAAAGTGGCTGGTGAAGGCAGCACCCCATTTCTTGACACAAAACAGCTTCAGCAAAACATTCTTAACACTATAGGCTTGGGATCTATGCCAAAGCAGACCCCAGTAGATGTTCAAGGACAATTAGGTGACAAgcataatttatttaatgagTCTTCAGCTGCGCCTGTAGCTAAACCTGCTGACAATTTAGCACTTATTAACAATATCTTATCAAAGGGTCAAAGTAACTTTCCTGATTTGATGCCATCTGGAATGAATCGTGGCTTTGTTACTATTCCTGGACAGCTAAATCCAGGTATTTCAAATGATAAAATTCCTAAAGATCCTGTTAAATCACAATTACCTGCAGAGAAATTTCTTGGTCAATATGGAGatgaaaacaaatcaatgtttGTAAAAGACGATAGAAGTAAAGAAGTGTCTCAGTGGCAAAACATCAACAAGTTGCCATTTGAACAAgacaataaaaatgaaaactctTCAGTCGGCAGAGACAAATTTATGACCCCAGAAAACAGACTTTTTGATCCATTTGTACCTCGAGGTCCTTCTACAGAGAGGATGAACAGAGGTCCTGAAATTGCATTGGAACAAGGTATGGCAGCACCAGATATGTCATTTGCCTCAAGAATGGTAGGACGATTCCCAATGGATACAGAACAAAGCAGTAGAATTGCAGAAAGACCTTCTGAAAGATATAATGAAAATGTGCGCTCAGCCCCTGAAGATTCAATGCCTAGTACGAGATATCCACCAGATGATGAAGCTGATCTTTCAGTAATGGAACCCAGACAAGGTCGATTTCCTCCACTAAGAGGTAGACCTGATGAAAGATTCCCAAATGATGAAAGACATTTTCCTCCTCAACAAGGGGATCAAAGATTTCCTCCTGAAGAGGTCAGATTACAAAACAAAGGCCCTGGTTTCACAGAAGGATTCCCTGAAGGGGGCAGAAATTTCCCTCCTAGGGGCTTTGATAACCAGTTTCCATCAGATAGCCAAAGATTTGGCCCAGAAAGTAGACGATTTCCTCCTGCATTTGATGGAAGATTTCCTCCGGAAGAAACAAGGTTTCCACCTGATAATAGGTTTGGTATGATGCAAGACCAAGAAGGTTTTCTAGGAAGGCGGCCAGGTGATAACCCTtttccaccagatgatatcaggttcaaagaaagagaagaggaaCTTAGAAATAGAGCAGCATTTGAAATGTCTCGTAGACCAGATGAGAGATTTATGCATGAAGGTCAAAGATCAAATATGGAATATGATGAACAGAATGAAGGACAATTTATTCCACCAGATAGAAGGTTTGGGCCTGACAGAGGTTTGCAAGGAGATAGAGATGTTAGAGAATATCGAGATTCCATGGAAAATCGACGTGAAAGAATATCTAGATGGGATCGTTTTGAAGAAGGAGATAGAAACTTTCAACGACCTGGAGGACCTCGAGCACCACTACTTGAAAATCCTGATATGCCAGGGCCAAGGCAATTTGAAAGACCTCCTCCCGATATGAACTCAGAAGAACCAATGGATATGGACCAAAGAGCAGGCAGGGGAATGGAAGAAACAAAGGGTACAACTTTTGAAGAAAGAAGAATGGGTATTGGTGGACGAGGTGGACCTGGTTTTGATGGAAGACCTGGTCCAGGGTTTGATGGAAGACCTGGTCCAGGATTTGAAGGAAGAACTGGCCCTGGATTTGATGGACGACCTGGTTTTGATGGAAGACCTGGTCCAGGATTCGATGGACGACATGGTCCAGGATTTGAAGGAAGACCTGGATTTGATGGTCGGCCTGGTCCTGGATTTGAAGGACGACCAGGCCCAGGATTTGAAGGAAGACACGGTCCAGGATTTGAAGGACGACATGGTCCAGGATTTGATGGTCGTCCTGGTCCAGGATTTGAAGGAAGAATAGGTCCAGGAGTGGATGGACGACCAGGTCCGGGATTTGAAGGACGACCATCTGGCCCTGGATTTGAAGGTGCACGCGATAATATAAAGGAAGGCTTTAGGGGACCTGGAATGGATGGAGTAAGAGGTCGAGGTTTTGAAGGTATGAGAGGTAGAGGTTTTGAGGGAAGAGGAAGAGGTGGGCCTGTTATAGAAGCATCTACTAGACCAGGTGTGAATGATGAAAACAGATTTGAATATGGTCATAATGCACTTAGTCGCAATCCCTCTACAAACGAAGATGAATTTGGATTGAGAGATTTTGATAATCGTTTTCAGGGACCTCCTGGAAGAAGTAACTTTTTTGAAAGAAGAGGTAGAGGTGATCCTTTCATGAGAGGTAGACCTGGTCCATTTGGAAGAGGTCGCGGGTTTGATGTAGACAGAAGATTTGAAGACAGTGGCCCTGATGGAAGAACAGACATTGATGCTAGAAATACTGTAAGACCTGATGGCCCACCTGTGAAACCAGTCCCAGTGGACAAAGTACAAGACGCAGCAGGTAAATCTGTAGGTGGTAAAGGTTTGTTAGGAGATGCTCCATCAGCTGCCAAAGATAATGCTGCTCCTGAAAAAAAGGATGCTGAGCCTGCTAAAAGAGATTATGACCATAGAGCTCGACGAAGTTAtgatagggagagagaaagaagatcTTCtgatagaagagatagagatagagatgatAGAAGATTTGATgacagttatagatctagatacagatatGAGAGAGACAGAAGGCGATCTAGGTCACGAGATAGGGGTAGCCGGGATAAAGATAGCCGCCGTAGTCGTGATAGGTCAGCCTCAACAAGAGATCATGATTCAAGAGGATCGCCTAGAAGACAGGAGAGGTCAAGatgtattttaatgaaaaactttCCAAATACAATTACCTATAAAGAAGTTAGGAGATTTTTGCATCCAATGGAAATTCCTTATGATGGATTAAAGCTTATTAATGATGAGAAAGGGCAAAGAACTGGAGAAGTATATGTACAATTCCGTCGGGGAGAAGATCAGCCTAGAGCTTTGAGAAGAAATGGTGAAAGATATGGTGGTCAAATAATAGCAATTTCTCACTGTACAGAAACAGATTTTGCCAAGGCAATAGACTCCTATTATAATAAAGATGCTATCAATGTTTCTGAAAAAAGTTCAACTTCAGCCAATAAAGCTTTTGACAGTGATAAAGTGAGATATATAGTCCAACTTCAAAATCTCCCGCAGTCCATCACTAAACAGGACATAGTCCAGTTCTTTAAAGGCCTCTCTATTGAAAACAATGGAGAAGCATGCTTTATAGAATTTGATGCATCTGGGGTAGCAACTGGCAATGGCTTTGTAGAGTTTAAAAGTGATTATGACTATAAAAAAGCACTTACACAGGATGGAAGTGTTCTAGGCACAACCACAGTCAGAGTTTTCCCTGGCAAAAAAGAGGAAGCTGATGATCTGAAGAACAAACAACAAGAGATGTTTCAACGAGCAGCAATTCGTAATTTAACTGGTGGGAAAATTCCACAGCCTTTGATGCAGCAGCAAATTTCAAGACCTGGTCTAATGGGACCTCGAGCTCCTGCATCTACACCTGCAAACAATCAACCTATTAACAAGCCTTCTCCTTCAAACATTCAAATGACCACTAGACCATCCACACCTTCATCTGATCCATCACCAGCAACAGATACTGTTTGTGTCCACATACAAGGTTTACCTCTTCTGGCCACTACACAAGACATTAGAGAATTCTTTTCAGAATGTCAAATTGCATTGCGAGGGATTAACATAGCTCATGATGGCAAGGGTAAGCCTCTCGGTGAAGGCTTTGTAGAGTTTAAATTTAAGTCTGATTTTGAAAAGGGCATTAAAAAGGACAAGACTTCTTTTGGCAGGCATATTGTTGCAGTGAAACCTATATCAAAGAAAGACATGATTGAAAGGCTTGAAAATGCTAGACAGAGAGGTTTGTCCCCATCCAAAACAACCACTATGGCCAATGAAGATCCTAAAAAGACTCCGGAACCAACCGCTCAACAACCAgctcaatcaaatatcccaccAAAACCTTTGATTCCACCACTAATTCCAGTGCAAGTGGCTAAGCCAGTTGGCCTAACACCACCTGCATCAGCAACACCCAACACATCTGCTGCTGCTCCAGCAGTCAATAAGCCTGTGCCACAGGGAGTCACTGTTACTGCAGGAGGTAGCAAGTCCATCCCACCTGGCGTTCTTAACAAAAACTGGTTCTATGTACGCTGTCAGAACTTTCCTCCTGATATCTCCATCCAAGAAATTCTACATTTTTTCCAGAATTTTAGCCCAATTGGTGATTCTATTCGATTGCACTACTCCAATGAAGGAAAGCCCACTGGTAATGCAGTTGTTGGGTTTGCGTCAGCAGAGGAGGCCAAAAAAGCATTACAATGCTTAAATTCCAAGCCATGTAGACAAAATATTGTCAGTCTTCACCCAGCTTGA